A window of the Emys orbicularis isolate rEmyOrb1 chromosome 1, rEmyOrb1.hap1, whole genome shotgun sequence genome harbors these coding sequences:
- the LOC135873106 gene encoding olfactory receptor 52E2-like, with amino-acid sequence MSDSNSTDFTNPSTFILLGIPGLEAAEVWISIPFCTMYVIAILGNFIILFIVKTEPSLHGPMYYFLCMLAITDLVLCTCTIPKMLSIFWFNSREIDFSACLTQMFFIHCFFAMESGIFMAMAFDRYVAICDPLRHSTTLRNHVVAKIGLAVMLRGSIFALPCPLLARQWPYCRTNIIPHTCCEHIAVVNLACADIRISSYYGLTVANLVICLDMFFIAVSYTQILRAIFRLPTKDARLKTFGTCGSHFCAILAFYIPGLFSVLTYRFGHHVALHFHVLFANVCLLVPPMLNPIIFGVRTKQIRDRLLRLFTHKGI; translated from the coding sequence atgtcagattccaactcaaccgacttcaccaacccctccaccttcatcctgctgggcattcctggcttGGAGGCGGCCGaggtctggatctccatccccttctgcaccatgtaTGTCATcgccatcttggggaacttcatCATCCTGTTCATTGTGAAGACGGAGCCGAGCCTCCATGgccccatgtactatttcctctgcatgctggccatcacCGACCTCGTGCTGTGCACGTGCACAattcccaaaatgctgagcatcttctggttcaattccagggagattgATTTCAGTGCCTGTCTCACCCAGATGTTCTTCATTCATTGCTTCTTTGCAATGGAGTCTGGGATCTTCatggccatggcttttgatcgctacgtggccatctgcgatcccctgagacattccaccaccCTGAGAAACCACGTGGTGGCCAAGATCGGCCTGGCTGTGATGTTGCGCGGCAGCATATTTGCACTGCCCTGTCCCTTGCTAGCAAGgcagtggccatattgcagaaccaacatcatcccccacacATGTTGCGAGCACATAGCTGTGGTGAATCTGGCCTGCGCTGACATCCGCATCAGTAGTTACTACGGCCTCACTGTGGCAAACTTGGTCATCTGTCTAGATATGTTTTTTATCGCCGTGTCCTatacccagatcctcagggccatcttcagactccccacaaaggatgcccggctcaagacttttgggacctgcggCTCCCACTTCTGTGCCATTTTAGCCTTTTACATCCCAGGTCTCTTTTCTGTCCTCACATATCGGTTTGgccaccatgtggccctgcatttCCATGTTCTCTTTGCTAATGTGTGCCTCCTGGTGCCCCCCATGCTAAATCCCATCATTTTTGgtgtgaggaccaaacagatccgggacaggctgctccGGCTTTTTACTCATAAAGGGATCTAA